CCTTGCCAAGCTTCTCATCGCGCCTTGCTGTCAAATGACCATCCAAGGACGACATTCGATATGCGTGTAATATGCCATGAACGATTGAGTTTTTCTTCAATTTAGGGCTGTGGTGCGTGCGCTGACGCATTCGCCTGATAATTCAGGCTCCGAGATATGTGCGCTGGCTTGGGCTCCATCTAACTCTCCCACCTGGGCTCATGGAGTAAGCGTGCACCACACTAAAACCTCAGCGTCGGTATGCCACCTCTCACCACCACGTTCATGGTATGTGAAGTAGTCGTGTTTGTCAAGAGAAGTGGCACATGCTTCAATCTGCTATTATAATTCCAGGTAGCCTGATATTACACATAGTCACAGCAAATCAATCAATAACACAGTTGTGAAATGAATCCATTAAATTTCTCATTATGCTACGCTTATGGAATGCGCCAGGGTACTCCCAAGCATGCCAAAAAGTGTCCTAAAAAAACTCAAGGACGCCGTAACATAAAGCCAGTCATGATATGTAAAATTAGCCAAGCCAAAGGTCCCATCATCCGTTATCCGACCGGGAGGTCCGGAATTGCCGGATGAATCCCTTGCTAAACAAAACCGAGCTCGGTAGATATCAATAGCTCGCGGCGGGTGTCAAGTGGTGGTGGGAGCTTTGGCGTTGGCGAACAAAGATAAGAGATGGGTATCGTGGGTTGACGTGGTCGTCATGCCGTCGTCATCGCGGCTCCGTCGTACATGTCTGAACGCCTCCGCTAATACTTGAGTATAATGTACAAGGCGTGGACGATACCCTAGACAAAACTGTTAGTGACGTGCTGATAGGCATGGGCGGCTATGCGGAACTCACCGGAATGTAGGCCAGGATGGTCAACAGGATGTTGATGAGGAGATCCGCTCCACAGCCACGCTCGAGGAAGACACCTAGAGGTGGGAGGACGATGGCAAGAATGATCTTGCAGATGTCGCTGCCAGATTGTTAGCATCAAAGTTTGCTAGCAAGGGCACTCGCAAATATCGACTTACCTTGCGGTGAAAGGCATGTTGAATGTGTTGGTGGTTTCTTAATGTAAGAAGGGTTCTGGGTGTATTGGAGTATACGGGTACTTGTAGTGTGCTGTAGTAGACTTTGGTGGAGTGATG
The sequence above is a segment of the Pyrenophora tritici-repentis strain M4 chromosome 3, whole genome shotgun sequence genome. Coding sequences within it:
- a CDS encoding plasma membrane proteolipid 3, with protein sequence MPFTASDICKIILAIVLPPLGVFLERGCGADLLINILLTILAYIPGIVHALYIILKY